The Cygnus atratus isolate AKBS03 ecotype Queensland, Australia chromosome 19, CAtr_DNAZoo_HiC_assembly, whole genome shotgun sequence genome includes a window with the following:
- the CDK9 gene encoding cyclin-dependent kinase 9 isoform X1, with product MAKQYDMVECPFCDEVSKYEKLAKIGQGTFGEVFKAKHRQTGKKVALKKVLMENEKEGFPITALREIKILQLLKHENVVNLIEICRTKASPYNRCKGSIYLVFDFCEHDLAGLLSNAHVKFTLSEIKKVMQMLLNGLYYIHRNKILHRDMKAANVLITRDGVLKLADFGLARAFSLAKNSQPNRYTNRVVTLWYRPPELLLGERDYGPPIDLWGGGCIMAEMWTRSPIMQGNTEQHQLTLISQLCGSITPEVWPNVDKYELFEKLDLPKGQKRKVKDRLKAYVKDPYALDLIDKLLVLDPAQRIDSDDALNHDFFWSDPMPSDLKNMLSTHNQSMFEYLAPPRRRGGHMPQQPANQGRNPTATNQTEFDRVF from the exons ATGGCCAAGCAGTACGACATGGTGGAGTGCCCCTTCTGCGACGAGGTCTCCAAGTACGAGAAGCTCGCCAAGATCGGGCAGGGCACCTTCGG gGAGGTTTTCAAAGCCAAGCACCGCCAGACGGGCAAGAAGGTAGCCCTGAAGAAGGTGCTGATGGAGAACGAGAAGGAGGGG TTCCCTATCACGGCTCTGCGAGAGATTAAAATCCTCCAGCTGCTCAAGCACGAGAACGTGGTGAACCTCATAGAAATCTGCAGGACCAAAG cctctccGTACAACCGCTGCAAGGGCAGTATCTACCTGGTGTTTGACTTCTGCGAGCACGACCTGGCTGGCCTTCTCAGCAACGCCCACGTCAAGTTCACGCTCTCGGAGATCAAGAAAGTCATGCAGATGCTACTGAACGGACTGTACTACATCCACAGGAACAAG ATCTTGCATCGAGACATGAAAGCCGCCAATGTCCTGATCACTCGGGACGGAGTCCTGAAGCTCGCAGACTTCGGGCTGGCTCGAGCTTTCAGCCTGGCTAAGAACAGCCAGCCGAACCGCTACACCAACCGGGTGGTCACCCTGTGGTACCGGCCGCCAGAGCTGCTCCTAG GGGAGCGGGACTACGGGCCCCCCATCGACCTCTGGGGCGGAGGCTGCATCATGGCCGAGATGTGGACCCGCAGCCCCATCATGCAGGGCAACACGGAGCAGCACCAGCTCACCCTCATTAGCCAGCTCTGTGGATCCATCACGCCGGAG GTCTGGCCGAATGTGGATAAATACGAGCTGTTTGAGAAGCTGGATCTCCCCAAGGGCCAGAAGCGCAAGGTGAAGGATCGCCTGAAAGCCTACGTCAAGGACCCCTATGCGCTCGACCTCATCGAcaagctgctggtgctggatCCCGCCCAACGCATCGACAGCGACGACGCGCTGAACCACGACTTCTTCTGGTCAGACCCCATGCCCTCGGACCTCAAAAACATGCTGTCCACCCACAACCAGTCCATGTTTGAGTACCTGGCCCCGCCACGCAGGCGGGGTGGGCACatgccccagcagccagcaaaCCAGGGCAGGAACCCCACAGCCACCAATCAGACCGAATTTGACAGGGTGTTTTGA
- the CDK9 gene encoding cyclin-dependent kinase 9 isoform X2, protein MAKQYDMVECPFCDEVSKEVFKAKHRQTGKKVALKKVLMENEKEGFPITALREIKILQLLKHENVVNLIEICRTKASPYNRCKGSIYLVFDFCEHDLAGLLSNAHVKFTLSEIKKVMQMLLNGLYYIHRNKILHRDMKAANVLITRDGVLKLADFGLARAFSLAKNSQPNRYTNRVVTLWYRPPELLLGERDYGPPIDLWGGGCIMAEMWTRSPIMQGNTEQHQLTLISQLCGSITPEVWPNVDKYELFEKLDLPKGQKRKVKDRLKAYVKDPYALDLIDKLLVLDPAQRIDSDDALNHDFFWSDPMPSDLKNMLSTHNQSMFEYLAPPRRRGGHMPQQPANQGRNPTATNQTEFDRVF, encoded by the exons ATGGCCAAGCAGTACGACATGGTGGAGTGCCCCTTCTGCGACGAGGTCTCCAA gGAGGTTTTCAAAGCCAAGCACCGCCAGACGGGCAAGAAGGTAGCCCTGAAGAAGGTGCTGATGGAGAACGAGAAGGAGGGG TTCCCTATCACGGCTCTGCGAGAGATTAAAATCCTCCAGCTGCTCAAGCACGAGAACGTGGTGAACCTCATAGAAATCTGCAGGACCAAAG cctctccGTACAACCGCTGCAAGGGCAGTATCTACCTGGTGTTTGACTTCTGCGAGCACGACCTGGCTGGCCTTCTCAGCAACGCCCACGTCAAGTTCACGCTCTCGGAGATCAAGAAAGTCATGCAGATGCTACTGAACGGACTGTACTACATCCACAGGAACAAG ATCTTGCATCGAGACATGAAAGCCGCCAATGTCCTGATCACTCGGGACGGAGTCCTGAAGCTCGCAGACTTCGGGCTGGCTCGAGCTTTCAGCCTGGCTAAGAACAGCCAGCCGAACCGCTACACCAACCGGGTGGTCACCCTGTGGTACCGGCCGCCAGAGCTGCTCCTAG GGGAGCGGGACTACGGGCCCCCCATCGACCTCTGGGGCGGAGGCTGCATCATGGCCGAGATGTGGACCCGCAGCCCCATCATGCAGGGCAACACGGAGCAGCACCAGCTCACCCTCATTAGCCAGCTCTGTGGATCCATCACGCCGGAG GTCTGGCCGAATGTGGATAAATACGAGCTGTTTGAGAAGCTGGATCTCCCCAAGGGCCAGAAGCGCAAGGTGAAGGATCGCCTGAAAGCCTACGTCAAGGACCCCTATGCGCTCGACCTCATCGAcaagctgctggtgctggatCCCGCCCAACGCATCGACAGCGACGACGCGCTGAACCACGACTTCTTCTGGTCAGACCCCATGCCCTCGGACCTCAAAAACATGCTGTCCACCCACAACCAGTCCATGTTTGAGTACCTGGCCCCGCCACGCAGGCGGGGTGGGCACatgccccagcagccagcaaaCCAGGGCAGGAACCCCACAGCCACCAATCAGACCGAATTTGACAGGGTGTTTTGA